AAACAGCCGCCCAGAGGGTATATCATAGGTAGATGAAGCCCAAAAAAGAACAGGTCACTGCTACACAAAAAGCCGCCCCCACTGGCGGAGCGGTGACCGTGTTCGACTACCTGGACTACCGGGCCTATCTGCGCGACCTGTACCACACCCGCAAGGCCCAGGATTCCAAGTTCTCGTGCCGCTACATCGCGCAAAAGGTGGGGTTTCGGTCGGCCAGCTACTTCACGCAGGTGCTCAGTGGCCGCAGCGCCATGACCTCCGAGATGGCCTTGCGATTTGCGGCCTTTTTGCGGCTGGACCCGCGCGAAGCCGAATACCTGGAGTTGTTGGTGCTCCACCAGCGGGCCAAGAGTCTTAAGGAGCGCCGCCAATACCTGGAGCGACTCGGGACCTTCCGCGAGGCCTTGGCCGTGCGGGTGCCGCCCGAACACTTCGAGTTCTACAGCCAGTGGCACCACACCGCCATCCGCGAGCTGTTGTTTTTGGAACCGTTTGCAGGTGATCACGCCGCACTGGGCCGGCGACTGCGGCCGGCCATCTCTCCGACCAAGGCGAAAGCCTCCATCGAGTTGCTCCTGAAACTGGGCATGGCCAGGGAAGAAGGGGCATTGGTTGTGAGGGCCCATGTGCAGAGCACCACCACCGGCGAGGCGGTCAAATCGGTGGAGGTGGACGGCTTCCATGATTCCACCTTGCAGTTGGCGCGCGATTCCATCGATGGCCTGCCGCGCGAAGAGAGGTCGCTGTCCAGCCTGACGGTCACGCTTTCCAAGGTGGGACGTTCACGGGTGGAATCGGAGATCATGGAATTCCGGCGCAGGATCCTGGCCATCGCGCAGGCGGACGCGAACGAAATCGGGGTGTATCATCTGGGGATCCAACTGTTTCCGATGACCCGGGAGGCGACTCCGTGAGAGGCGCGATTTTCGGCATGGCCCTGGCCGCCCTGATGGGGTGTTCGGGCGAGTCCGGACGCGTGGCCACCGGGCCCGGTTCCGAGACTTCGGGGGTTTCCGCGCGCGTCGTGGACGCCAATGGCTCTGCCTTGCCGGGGGTTTCGGTGCGGATGGTGGCTATTGACAGGAATTGGCGTGAACGGATATCCAAAGGAAATGCCACGGTGCTGGATCGCCGGACCACGGATGCCCAGGGTTGGGTCCGGTTCGAGGTCGCGGGCCAGGCGCACGTGGCCTTGGAGCTGGAGGATTCCCTGCGTTGCGCGCGCGGCGAGGTGGATCTCTCCGGCTCGCGGGAAGCCGAGCTGCGCGCCGCGACGGGAGGTCGGCTGAAGATGTCCGCGGCGGTGGGATCCGAACGGGTGAAGTCGGTGGCCCTGGCCGGAACCGGGTACGTGCCGACCAGGAATCCGGACGGCTCGTGGTCGTTCGTGGGGCTTCCGGCAGGCGACTACACCGCGACGGCCGTGACGGATTCCGGCATCGCCTTGCTGGGGAGGGTGTCGGTGGCTTCCGGCGCGACGTTGGACACGACTCTTGCCGCCGATGTCGATTCCGTCCTCCTGGAGGACTTCGCCTTCGCTCCCATCCGAAACCGCTACGGCTGGTTGTTGGGCGCCGGATGGTGGTACACCACCACCGACAAGATCTACGGGGATTCCTCCACCACCACGCCCGAGGATCCCGCCCGGTCCCTGGTGGCGTGCCCGTACGGGAATTGTCTTTCCATGTCCTTCACGATCGACCAGAGCTCCGCCGAGAAGTTCGCGTTGGTGGGGGTCGACATCGACCACAACAATGATCCGGCTTCGCGCTTGGCCGACTTCTCCAAGGTCGCCAGCGTCCGATTCCCCGTTTCCGGCAACGGATCCATCCAGTTCCAGATCCACTACCGCAATCCGGACGGCTCCTCGATGGCCTGCCACCAAGCCGTAAGTCTGCAGACTGCATGGAAGATCCAGGAAGTGTCTCTTGCCGCCATGACTTGCGATGCCAAGCTGGTCCAAGGCCGCCGGGCCGTGGGGATGACCTGGGTCGCGGTGGACGATGCGCAATTGGTTCTCGGGCCCGTGTCGCTGATCGGCGCCGGCCCTCGATCGGTCTTTCCTGAACTCCAACTGGGAGGTGTTCCATGATCGCGTTTCTCATCGCCGCTCCGATGTGGGCGGCCCCGGTGCAGATTTCCGTGCAGGCCGATTCCGGCCGGATTCCGATCTCGCCATACATCTACGGCAAGAACAACGACCTGTCGGATTCCGACTTCAACGTCTACCGCGAGGCGGGCCTGAAGCTTTTGCGGGCCTCGGGCGGCAACAACGCCACCAAGTACAACTGGCGCAACGGTCTTTCGTGCCATCCCGACTGGTACAACAACATCTATTCCAACGACTGGGACGGCGCGGCCAAATCCATCCAGACCAAGCTGCCGGGGGGGCAGGGCATGTTCGCCTTCCAGCTTCTGGGCTGGGCGGCCAAGACCACCTCGGCCAACTTCAACGACTGGAACTACAACCAGTCGGCTTGGTGGGACGGGGCGAGTCAGAATCTGGCAGGCGGGGGAACACCCAACTCCGCCGGAGGCGGCAAGGCCTCGGTGGAAGGAAACCCCGAGAAGTACCTGATGCCCTGGGGGCCGGATTCCACGGCGGGGATCGTGGACCATTGGTTCGGCGCGGGTGGACAGGGCTTGGATTCGGCGCGATTCCGCTATTGGGGCATGGACAACGAGCCCGACGGGTGGGTGGGGACCCACGACGATGTGGTCCCGGCCCTGACGGGGAAGATCGAAGCGGAAGACTACGTGCAGCGCTGGGTGGCCGTGGCCAAGGCGGTGCGCAAGAAGTTCCCTGGCGCACGTCTGGTGGGTCCGGCCACCATGACGGAATGGCAGTGGTACACCTGGAACGATGCCTCGGTGACCTACCGGGGCAAGTCCATGAGTTTCCCCGAATACTTCATCCTGCGGCTTGCCGACATCCAGGACTCCACCGGCATCCGGATGCTCGATGTGTACGATCTCCACCTCTACATGAACATCCCCAGTTCCGCCACCATGGCCCAGAACCTCCAGACGCACCGGGTGATGTAC
This DNA window, taken from Fibrobacterota bacterium, encodes the following:
- a CDS encoding TIGR02147 family protein encodes the protein MKPKKEQVTATQKAAPTGGAVTVFDYLDYRAYLRDLYHTRKAQDSKFSCRYIAQKVGFRSASYFTQVLSGRSAMTSEMALRFAAFLRLDPREAEYLELLVLHQRAKSLKERRQYLERLGTFREALAVRVPPEHFEFYSQWHHTAIRELLFLEPFAGDHAALGRRLRPAISPTKAKASIELLLKLGMAREEGALVVRAHVQSTTTGEAVKSVEVDGFHDSTLQLARDSIDGLPREERSLSSLTVTLSKVGRSRVESEIMEFRRRILAIAQADANEIGVYHLGIQLFPMTREATP
- a CDS encoding glycoside hydrolase family 44; the encoded protein is MIAFLIAAPMWAAPVQISVQADSGRIPISPYIYGKNNDLSDSDFNVYREAGLKLLRASGGNNATKYNWRNGLSCHPDWYNNIYSNDWDGAAKSIQTKLPGGQGMFAFQLLGWAAKTTSANFNDWNYNQSAWWDGASQNLAGGGTPNSAGGGKASVEGNPEKYLMPWGPDSTAGIVDHWFGAGGQGLDSARFRYWGMDNEPDGWVGTHDDVVPALTGKIEAEDYVQRWVAVAKAVRKKFPGARLVGPATMTEWQWYTWNDASVTYRGKSMSFPEYFILRLADIQDSTGIRMLDVYDLHLYMNIPSSATMAQNLQTHRVMYDTSYVFPWANGVKTVNGGWDESQKREYIFLRLRRWLDKYFGADNGIGIGSTESGIGDAVGDDPSASAVWHASMLGAMADNGTELYTPWFWYPGMWESTHLYTRYAKSVRVKSRSSLDSLVSAYSSISAKGDSMTVILVNRATDAARDVVVTLDGFAADANATTLQAAKLSGETFVSHAKNGLKSGTAPVTASSVSLSLPTLSVTAVVLTGKGSGLSPIRRATSAALTVHGRRLELDSAADGWLELLSMDGALLRRVAIRSGRTTMDLSGQDAGLRLVRWPGAAQTVLLTP